Proteins encoded in a region of the Panicum hallii strain FIL2 chromosome 3, PHallii_v3.1, whole genome shotgun sequence genome:
- the LOC112887898 gene encoding pentatricopeptide repeat-containing protein At1g22960, mitochondrial-like produces MLFNIPYCNSQAPAAAVAAISSLRFSSSSPALIPPLPQPLVSPPPALPEENPFAALLASDPPPPEPLRLVLDAGDVHSALRGLPGLARQLFRWAEDTPRGFPRTASAFAAVLVPLAQANHIRAAYPVSLRALHLGLLLPLVSLLLSTHLSPAPKSLLSFLLRLSTKFSTECQARVVTPATCSTLCLPAFHEMARHGVAPDVKDCNRVLRVLRDAARWDDICAVHAEMLQLGIEPSIVTYNTLLDSFLKEGREDKAAMVLKEMETRGTGCLPNDVTYNVVISWLTRKGDLGEAVELVDWMRLSKKASSFTYNPLITALFARGFLKKVEALQLVMENAGIMPSVVTYNSMIHGLLQSGQVEAAQLKFVEMRAMGLLPDVTTYNSLLNGYCKAGNLKEALWLLVDLRRAGLAPTILTYNILIDGYSRIGDFEEARRLKEEMVEQGCLPDVCTYTILMNGSHKVRNLAMAREFFDEMLSKGLQPDCFAYNTRIRVELALGTASKAFQLREVMMLEGISSDTVTYNILIDGLCKTGNLKGAEDLLMKMVSDGLQPDCITYTCLIHAHCERGRLREARKYFNKLISGHLPPTAVTYTVLIHAYCRNGNLYSAYGWFQKMLEKGVEPNKITYNVLIHALCRMGRTQLAYHHFYEMLERGLAPNKYTYTLLIDGNCKEGSWEDAMGLYFEMHQNGVHPDYCTHKALFKGFDEGHMQHAIEYLENVVLGE; encoded by the coding sequence ATGCTATTCAACATTCCATACTGCAATTCACAAGCTCCTGCAGCCGCCGTCGCAGCTATCTCCAGCCTccgcttctcctcctcctcgccggctttgATTCCACCGTTGCCCCAGCCGCTGGTTTCACCTCCGCCGGCGCTTCCCGAGGAGAACCCATTCGCCGCACTCCTCGCCTCTGACCCCCCACCGCCGGAGCCTCTCCGCCTGGTGCTCGACGCTGGCGACGTTCACTCCGCGCTCCGCGGCCTCCCGGGCCTCGCGCGCCAGCTGTTCCGGTGGGCGGAGGACACCCCGCGCGGCTTCCCGCGCACCGCCTCTGCGTTCGCAGCCGTCCTCGTCCCGCTCGCCCAAGCCAACCACATCCGGGCCGCCTACCCTGTCTCGCTCCGCGCCCTGCacctcggcctcctcctcccccttgtGTCCCTCCTCCTATCCACTCACCTCTCTCCCGCCCCAAAATCCCTATTGAGCTTCCTCTTACGCCTGTCCACCAAGTTCTCCACAGAATGCCAAGCTCGCGTTGTCACGCCCGCTACCTGTTCGACGCTGTGCCTACCTGCCTTCCATGAGATGGCGCGTCACGGAGTGGCCCCTGACGTCAAAGACTGCAACCGTGTGCTCCGCGTGCTGCGTGATGCCGCCAGGTGGGACGACATTTGTGCTGTGCATGCGGAGATGCTCCAGCTCGGGATTGAGCCGAGCATTGTCACGTACAACACTTTGCTGGATTCTTTCTTGAAGGAGGGAAGGGAGGACAAGGCTGCCATGGTGCTGAAGGAGATGGAGACCCGGGGGACTGGTTGCTTGCCGAACGATGTCACGTACAATGTGGTGATTTCTTGGCTAACCAGGAAAGGTGACCTGGGGGAGGCAGTGGAGCTGGTTGACTGGATGCGGCTGTCCAAGAAAGCATCATCCTTCACTTACAACCCACTGATCACTGCGTTGTTTGCGAGGGGTTTTCTTAAGAAGGTTGAAGCTTTGCAGTTGGTGATGGAGAATGCTGGTATTATGCCATCAGTTGTGACATACAATTCAATGATTCATGGGCTACTTCAAAGTGGGCAGGTCGAGGCTGCGCAATTGAAGTTTGTGGAAATGAGGGCGATGGGCTTGCTGCCAGATGTGACCACGTACAATTCTTTGCTAAACGGATATTGTAAGGCAGGCAATTTGAAGGAGGCTCTTTGGTTGCTTGTTGATTTGAGGCGTGCAGGGTTAGCACCAACAATTTTGACATATAACATTTTGATAGATGGTTATAGTAGAATAGGTGATTTTGAGGAAGCTAGGAGATTGAAAGAGGAAATGGTAGAGCAGGGCTGTTTGCCCGATGTTTGTACATATACAATTCTCATGAATGGTTCACATAAGGTGAGGAACCTTGCTATGGCAAGAGAGTTCTTTGATGAGATGCTGAGCAAAGGTTTGCAGCCAGATTGCTTTGCCTATAATACAAGGATTCGTGTGGAGCTTGCCCTAGGGACTGCTTCCAAGGCTTTCCAGTTGAGGGAGGTGATGATGTTGGAAGGAATATCTTCTGATACAGTCACATACAATATTCTTATTGATGGATTGTGCAAGACTGGAAACCTGAAAGGTGCTGAAGATCTGCTGATGAAGATGGTCAGTGATGGTTTACAGCCTGACTGTATCACATACACCTGCTTGATTCATGCACACTGTGAAAGAGGACGCCTAAGAGAAGCAAGAAAATATTTTAATAAGTTGATCTCAGGTCATTTACCACCCACAGCTGTGACCTACACTGTTCTTATTCACGCATATTGTAGAAACGGAAACCTTTATTCAGCATATGGTTGGTTTCAAAAGATGCTGGAGAAAGGAGTCGAACCTAACAAGATAACATATAATGTCCTTATACATGCGCTATGTAGGATGGGCCGAACTCAGTTGGCTTATCATCATTTTTATGAGATGCTGGAAAGGGGATTGGCACCAAACAAATACACGTATACCTTGTTGATAGATGGTAACTGTAAAGAAGGCAGCTGGGAAGATGCGATGGGATTGTATTTTGAAATGCACCAGAATGGTGTACATCCAGATTACTGCACACATAAGGCCTTGTTTAAGGGATTTGATGAAGGTCACATGCAGCATGCGATTGAATACTTGGAGAATGTTGTTTTGGGTGAATAG
- the LOC112887642 gene encoding ACT domain-containing protein ACR12-like has translation MALAASHHGLVAVAPASSSAAAASRVPRGGFLGLHAASPAPLATARRICCQSINSANMLGASSSKSDEAVPVPVVMIDQESDRDSTIVQLSFGDRLGALLDTMKALKDLGLDVTKGTVTTDSDVTQTKFHIMRFGRKVEDPDMLERIRLTVINNLLKYHPESSEKLAMGEFFGIKPPEKKVDIDIATHVVVEDDGPKRSMLYIETADRPGLLLEIIKIITDTNIDVESAEIDTEGLVAKDKFHVSYRGAKLNSSLSQVLINCLRYYLRRPETDEDSY, from the exons ATGGCTCTCGCCGCCTCCCACCacggcctcgtcgccgtcgccccCGCCTCATCCTCCGCCGCTGCGGCCTCCCGCGTGCCGCGGGGAGGGTTCCTCGGCCTCCACGCCGCATCCCCTGCCCCGCTCGCGACCGCACGTAG AATATGTTGCCAGTCTATCAACTCAGCTAATATGTTGGGAGCTTCTTCATCA AAATCTGATGAGGCAGTCCCAGTTCCAGTTGTCATGATAGATCAAGAATCAGACCGTGATTCAACCATTGTGCAGTTGAGTTTTGGAGACCGTTTGGGGGCATTGCTTGACACG ATGAAGGCACTCAAGGACCTTGGCCTTGATGTCACGAAAGGAACTGTGACAACTGACTCTGACGTCACACAAACAAAGTTCCACATTATGCGATT CGGGCGCAAAGTTGAGGACCCTGACATGTTAGAGAGGATACGGCTAACTGTCATTAACAACCTTCTCAAATATCATCCT GAATCAAGTGAGAAGTTAGCAATGGGTGAATTTTTTGGGATAAAACCACCTGAGAAGAAG GTTGATATTGATATTGCAACTCATGTGGTTGTTGAAGATGACGGACCAAAAAGAAG CATGCTTTACATAGAGACAGCTGATCGGCCTGGGCTACTTCTGGAAATAATCAAGATTATCACTGACACAAACATTGATGTGGAATCAGCTGAGATTGACACTGAA GGTTTGGTTGCCAAGGACAAGTTCCACGTGAGTTACAGGGGCGCAAAACTAAACAGTTCCTTATCTCAG GTTCTGATCAATTGTCTGCGCTATTACCTCCGAAGGCCCGAGACGGATGAAGACAGCTATTGA
- the LOC112887696 gene encoding uncharacterized protein LOC112887696 — MGISKVTGIAATAFLVTSVSLCEMGMRTVMLPFLVTSFVAFIVTIASHNAINLPWILGKNSVGRFPLWSIVLFGPFLMLARACAMAKRYMRKEAVHDKIVEGLYLGGWPFLLKHLPPGSPSVIDCTCELPRSFFVPADEYLCLATWDTRAPTPCQIELAARWACQKRSKGKSVYVHCAFGHGRSACVVCAILVALGIAETWKDAENVIRGRRKIKMNVLHRKTLEEWSNHRVSQKKGN, encoded by the exons ATGGGGATATCCAAGGTGACCGGTATCGCTGCAACAGCTTTTCTTGTCACATCTGTTAGTTTGTGCGAGATGGGCATGAGAACTGTTATGCTTCCTTTCCTAGTCACCAGTTTTGTTGCTTTCATTGTCACGATTGCATCCCATAATGCCATCAACCTACCTTGGATCTTGGGGAAGAACTCAGTGGGAAGATTTCCTCTTTGGTCAATTGTACTGTTTGGTCCTTTCTTGATGCTTGCTCGGGCATGTGCAATGGCTAAGAGATACATGAGGAAGGAGGCTGTGCATGACAAGATCGTGGAAGGCCTATATCTGGGAGGATGGCCGTTTCTCTTGAAACATTTGCCCCCTGGAAGCCCATCTGTTATAGATTGCACTTGTGAGCTGCCAAGAAGTTTCTTTGTTCCAGCAGATGAGTATCTTTGTCTTGCAACTTGGGATACAAGAGCTCCAACACCATGCCAAATTGAACTTGCTGCGCGTTGGGCTTGTCAAAAGAGATCCAAGGGGAAATCAGTTTATGTCCACTGTGCATTTG GCCATGGAAGAAGTGCTTGTGTCGTGTGTGCAATTTTAGTAGCGTTGGGCATTGCTGAAACCTGGAAAGATGCTGAGAATGTCATCCGTGGAAGACGAAAGATAAAAATGAATGTTCTTCATCGGAAAACCTTGGAAGAGTGGTCCAATCATCGAGTTTCTCAGAAAAAGGGAAATTAA
- the LOC112887377 gene encoding transcription factor TGAL4-like isoform X1, whose amino-acid sequence MGETSSSTSHSRQDPPLPGYGFHGAIANSTPPANFFDQGRGTYFGELEEALMHQVASLKRTQQAATTSRAHHGDTKPFPTAATATAATATARPPTLDIFPAWPMRSAHTPKEGSNLTADSTDDSESSSMNNSNHSSDQLGAAANRARQFDRVSQQQIQHRNMATSSTPKTGKTLDPKQTIRRLAQNREAARKSRLRKKAYIQQLESSKLKLAQMEQDMQRARSQGLFLGGAPGANTSSGAGMFDVEYARWLDEHGRRMAELHGALHAQLPDGDLRATVDDTLTHHDELFQLKAVAAKSDVFHLITGVWTTPAERCFLWMGGFRPSDLLRTLLPQLDPLTEQQLVSICNLQQSSQQAEEALSQGLEQLHQSLADTMAGGSLIDDANMSFMGQMAVALGKLANLEGFVIQADNLRQQTLHQMHRILTVRQAARCFLAIGEYHNRLRSLSSLWASRPREILVGDEGNCGEISIAAQPSQSQFSAF is encoded by the exons ATGGGAGAGACTAGTAGTAGTACTAGTCATTCAAGGCAGGATCCTCCTCTTCCTGGCTATGGCTTTCATGGTGCCATCGCCAACTCTACTCCTCCTGCAAACTTCTT TGACCAAGGAAGAGGTACCTATTTTGGAGAGCTGGAAGAGGCTCTCATGCATCAGGTTGCCTCCCTCAAAAGAACTCAACAGGCTGCAACCACCTCCAGAGCTCATCATGGAGACACCAAGC CCTTTCCCactgctgctactgctacagCTGCAACGGCTACAGCTAGGCCACCTACACTGGACATCTTCCCAGCTTGGCCTATGAGGTCTGCTCACACACCCAAG GAGGGCTCCAACTTGACGGCAGACAGCACAGACGATTCGGAGAGCAGCAGCATGAACAACAGCAACCACTCCTCAGACCAGCTCGGAGCAGCAGCAAACAGGGCACGCCAGTTTGATCGAGTTTCACAGCAGCAGATTCAGCACAGG AACATGGCTACAAGTTCCACTCCAAAGACTGGCAAGACTCTTGATCCAAAG CAGACAATCAGAAGGCTTGCTCAGAATCGCGAAGCTGCACGCAAAAGCAGGCTGCGAAAGAAG GCTTATATTCAGCAGCTTGAGAGCAGCAAGCTGAAGCTTGCTCAGATGGAACAGGACATGCAGCGAGCCCGTTCCCAG GGCCTCTTTCTTGGTGGAGCTCCAGGTGCAAACACCAGCTCAG GTGCCGGGATGTTCGACGTGGAGTACGCGCGGTGGCTGGACGAACATGGCCGGCGCATGGCCGAGTTGCACGGAGCTCTGCATGCGCAATTGCCAGATGGTGACCTCAGAGCCACCGTCGACGACACCCTGACCCACCATGACGAGCTCTTCCAGCTCAAGGCCGTGGCAGCCAAGTCCGACGTGTTCCACCTCATCACCGGGGTGTGGACGACCCCTGCCGAGCGTTGCTTTCTTTGGATGGGTGGATTCAGGCCCTCTGATCTGCTCAGG ACACTGCTACCCCAGCTAGATCCCCTGACTGAGCAGCAACTGGTAAGCATATGCAACCTTCAGCAGTCATCACAGCAGGCAGAGGAAGCTCTTTCCCAGGGACTGGAGCAGCTGCATCAGTCACTAGCTGACACCATGGCCGGTGGATCTCTGATTGACGACGCCAACATGAGCTTCATGGGCCAAATGGCAGTTGCCCTCGGCAAACTGGCAAACCTTGAAGGGTTTGTGATACAG GCTGATAACTTGAGGCAGCAGACTCTTCATCAGATGCACCGGATTCTGACAGTTCGGCAAGCAGCTAGATGTTTCTTGGCCATTGGCGAGTATCACAACCGTCTTCGTTCCCTGAGCTCCCTCTGGGCTTCTCGACCTCGAGA GATACTGGTGGGAGATGAAGGCAATTGTGGAGAGATAAGCATTGCAGCACAACCATCTCAAAGCCAATTTTCAGCCTTCTGA
- the LOC112887377 gene encoding transcription factor TGAL4-like isoform X2 — protein MGETSSSTSHSRQDPPLPGYGFHGAIANSTPPANFFDQGRGTYFGELEEALMHQVASLKRTQQAATTSRAHHGDTKPFPTAATATAATATARPPTLDIFPAWPMRSAHTPKEGSNLTADSTDDSESSSMNNSNHSSDQLGAAANRARQFDRVSQQQIQHRNMATSSTPKTGKTLDPKTIRRLAQNREAARKSRLRKKAYIQQLESSKLKLAQMEQDMQRARSQGLFLGGAPGANTSSGAGMFDVEYARWLDEHGRRMAELHGALHAQLPDGDLRATVDDTLTHHDELFQLKAVAAKSDVFHLITGVWTTPAERCFLWMGGFRPSDLLRTLLPQLDPLTEQQLVSICNLQQSSQQAEEALSQGLEQLHQSLADTMAGGSLIDDANMSFMGQMAVALGKLANLEGFVIQADNLRQQTLHQMHRILTVRQAARCFLAIGEYHNRLRSLSSLWASRPREILVGDEGNCGEISIAAQPSQSQFSAF, from the exons ATGGGAGAGACTAGTAGTAGTACTAGTCATTCAAGGCAGGATCCTCCTCTTCCTGGCTATGGCTTTCATGGTGCCATCGCCAACTCTACTCCTCCTGCAAACTTCTT TGACCAAGGAAGAGGTACCTATTTTGGAGAGCTGGAAGAGGCTCTCATGCATCAGGTTGCCTCCCTCAAAAGAACTCAACAGGCTGCAACCACCTCCAGAGCTCATCATGGAGACACCAAGC CCTTTCCCactgctgctactgctacagCTGCAACGGCTACAGCTAGGCCACCTACACTGGACATCTTCCCAGCTTGGCCTATGAGGTCTGCTCACACACCCAAG GAGGGCTCCAACTTGACGGCAGACAGCACAGACGATTCGGAGAGCAGCAGCATGAACAACAGCAACCACTCCTCAGACCAGCTCGGAGCAGCAGCAAACAGGGCACGCCAGTTTGATCGAGTTTCACAGCAGCAGATTCAGCACAGG AACATGGCTACAAGTTCCACTCCAAAGACTGGCAAGACTCTTGATCCAAAG ACAATCAGAAGGCTTGCTCAGAATCGCGAAGCTGCACGCAAAAGCAGGCTGCGAAAGAAG GCTTATATTCAGCAGCTTGAGAGCAGCAAGCTGAAGCTTGCTCAGATGGAACAGGACATGCAGCGAGCCCGTTCCCAG GGCCTCTTTCTTGGTGGAGCTCCAGGTGCAAACACCAGCTCAG GTGCCGGGATGTTCGACGTGGAGTACGCGCGGTGGCTGGACGAACATGGCCGGCGCATGGCCGAGTTGCACGGAGCTCTGCATGCGCAATTGCCAGATGGTGACCTCAGAGCCACCGTCGACGACACCCTGACCCACCATGACGAGCTCTTCCAGCTCAAGGCCGTGGCAGCCAAGTCCGACGTGTTCCACCTCATCACCGGGGTGTGGACGACCCCTGCCGAGCGTTGCTTTCTTTGGATGGGTGGATTCAGGCCCTCTGATCTGCTCAGG ACACTGCTACCCCAGCTAGATCCCCTGACTGAGCAGCAACTGGTAAGCATATGCAACCTTCAGCAGTCATCACAGCAGGCAGAGGAAGCTCTTTCCCAGGGACTGGAGCAGCTGCATCAGTCACTAGCTGACACCATGGCCGGTGGATCTCTGATTGACGACGCCAACATGAGCTTCATGGGCCAAATGGCAGTTGCCCTCGGCAAACTGGCAAACCTTGAAGGGTTTGTGATACAG GCTGATAACTTGAGGCAGCAGACTCTTCATCAGATGCACCGGATTCTGACAGTTCGGCAAGCAGCTAGATGTTTCTTGGCCATTGGCGAGTATCACAACCGTCTTCGTTCCCTGAGCTCCCTCTGGGCTTCTCGACCTCGAGA GATACTGGTGGGAGATGAAGGCAATTGTGGAGAGATAAGCATTGCAGCACAACCATCTCAAAGCCAATTTTCAGCCTTCTGA
- the LOC112887377 gene encoding transcription factor TGAL4-like isoform X3, translating into MGETSSSTSHSRQDPPLPGYGFHGAIANSTPPANFFDQGRGTYFGELEEALMHQVASLKRTQQAATTSRAHHGDTKPFPTAATATAATATARPPTLDIFPAWPMRSAHTPKEGSNLTADSTDDSESSSMNNSNHSSDQLGAAANRARQFDRVSQQQIQHRNMATSSTPKTGKTLDPKQTIRRLAQNREAARKSRLRKKAYIQQLESSKLKLAQMEQDMQRARSQGLFLGGAPGANTSSGAGMFDVEYARWLDEHGRRMAELHGALHAQLPDGDLRATVDDTLTHHDELFQLKAVAAKSDVFHLITGVWTTPAERCFLWMGGFRPSDLLRTLLPQLDPLTEQQLVSICNLQQSSQQAEEALSQGLEQLHQSLADTMAGGSLIDDANMSFMGQMAVALGKLANLEGFVIQADNLRQQTLHQMHRILTVRQAARCFLAIGEYHNRLRSLSSLWASRPRE; encoded by the exons ATGGGAGAGACTAGTAGTAGTACTAGTCATTCAAGGCAGGATCCTCCTCTTCCTGGCTATGGCTTTCATGGTGCCATCGCCAACTCTACTCCTCCTGCAAACTTCTT TGACCAAGGAAGAGGTACCTATTTTGGAGAGCTGGAAGAGGCTCTCATGCATCAGGTTGCCTCCCTCAAAAGAACTCAACAGGCTGCAACCACCTCCAGAGCTCATCATGGAGACACCAAGC CCTTTCCCactgctgctactgctacagCTGCAACGGCTACAGCTAGGCCACCTACACTGGACATCTTCCCAGCTTGGCCTATGAGGTCTGCTCACACACCCAAG GAGGGCTCCAACTTGACGGCAGACAGCACAGACGATTCGGAGAGCAGCAGCATGAACAACAGCAACCACTCCTCAGACCAGCTCGGAGCAGCAGCAAACAGGGCACGCCAGTTTGATCGAGTTTCACAGCAGCAGATTCAGCACAGG AACATGGCTACAAGTTCCACTCCAAAGACTGGCAAGACTCTTGATCCAAAG CAGACAATCAGAAGGCTTGCTCAGAATCGCGAAGCTGCACGCAAAAGCAGGCTGCGAAAGAAG GCTTATATTCAGCAGCTTGAGAGCAGCAAGCTGAAGCTTGCTCAGATGGAACAGGACATGCAGCGAGCCCGTTCCCAG GGCCTCTTTCTTGGTGGAGCTCCAGGTGCAAACACCAGCTCAG GTGCCGGGATGTTCGACGTGGAGTACGCGCGGTGGCTGGACGAACATGGCCGGCGCATGGCCGAGTTGCACGGAGCTCTGCATGCGCAATTGCCAGATGGTGACCTCAGAGCCACCGTCGACGACACCCTGACCCACCATGACGAGCTCTTCCAGCTCAAGGCCGTGGCAGCCAAGTCCGACGTGTTCCACCTCATCACCGGGGTGTGGACGACCCCTGCCGAGCGTTGCTTTCTTTGGATGGGTGGATTCAGGCCCTCTGATCTGCTCAGG ACACTGCTACCCCAGCTAGATCCCCTGACTGAGCAGCAACTGGTAAGCATATGCAACCTTCAGCAGTCATCACAGCAGGCAGAGGAAGCTCTTTCCCAGGGACTGGAGCAGCTGCATCAGTCACTAGCTGACACCATGGCCGGTGGATCTCTGATTGACGACGCCAACATGAGCTTCATGGGCCAAATGGCAGTTGCCCTCGGCAAACTGGCAAACCTTGAAGGGTTTGTGATACAG GCTGATAACTTGAGGCAGCAGACTCTTCATCAGATGCACCGGATTCTGACAGTTCGGCAAGCAGCTAGATGTTTCTTGGCCATTGGCGAGTATCACAACCGTCTTCGTTCCCTGAGCTCCCTCTGGGCTTCTCGACCTCGAGAGTAA